TTATTTATAACATTACAATGGTTTTATGCAGTGCTTTGTATTGCACTTTCTATACCAATGGCCATTATAAAATGGTACTACAGTTTTAAAATGTTTCAATTAGAAAAAGAATTAGTACCTGTTGAAAGAGAAGCCAATTATCTGCATCAAATATTAACATGGGTTACTCATGCAAAAGAGGTTAGAGTATTTGGTTACGGTTCTTCTTTTATAAAAAAATTTAAAGCCATTAAATGGGATGTTTTTAAAAAGAGAAGAAAATTAAATGCCAGGCAAAACCTGTTTAGTTTATTATCAGAATTGTTTGAAATAATTGTAATTGCTTTTGTGTTCATCATGTTA
This Thermococcus sp. M36 DNA region includes the following protein-coding sequences:
- a CDS encoding ABC transporter ATP-binding protein, which gives rise to LFITLQWFYAVLCIALSIPMAIIKWYYSFKMFQLEKELVPVEREANYLHQILTWVTHAKEVRVFGYGSSFIKKFKAIKWDVFKKRRKLNARQNLFSLLSELFEIIVIAFVFIMLAKGAWEKTISVGVFVIYLQGFQRLQGAAKGLLQSIVQLLQQRLFLRDLFGFLDIQSYHSDLKNTNFPTLQK